The following are from one region of the Juglans regia cultivar Chandler chromosome 10, Walnut 2.0, whole genome shotgun sequence genome:
- the LOC108980404 gene encoding protein LATERAL ROOT PRIMORDIUM 1-like codes for MATTKRLPSDSGAFADWVATSSSATSHATSDEFSLGFNAGPTAVGTSTGPTSRMWSTAPSRQINYGLASTEMGMVGLRDLFVVAPASSFYHNHHHHHHQYNPIMSNRHSIKGSNPATELGAGVGVGVIPLLTATPCLTPSNIGVDDENNMLSNRNRGGKGIQLWQNNQHTQHGHYFKKPAILDHGGSGNLVQ; via the coding sequence ATGGCTACTACAAAGAGGTTACCTTCGGATTCTGGAGCCTTCGCAGACTGGGTAGCTACGTCCTCTTCAGCCACGAGTCACGCCACCTCAGATGAGTTCTCCCTTGGCTTCAATGCCGGACCTACCGCCGTAGGAACTAGCACCGGACCCACCTCTAGAATGTGGTCTACTGCGCCCTCCAGGCAAATCAATTACGGCCTCGCTTCCACGGAGATGGGCATGGTGGGCCTGCGTGACCTCTTTGTCGTCGCACCTGCCTCATCTTTCTaccacaaccaccaccaccaccaccatcagtATAACCCCATCATGTCCAATCGTCATTCCATCAAAGGCTCCAACCCCGCCACTGAACTTGGAGCAGGCGTCGGCGTGGGCGTCATCCCTCTCCTCACTGCTACTCCTTGCCTCACGCCATCAAACATTGGTGTTGACGATGAGAACAATATGCTGAGTAATAGGAACAGGGGTGGTAAAGGAATTCAACTCTGGCAGAATAATCAACATACTCAACATGGGCATTATTTCAAGAAACCCGCGATTCTTGATCATGGTGGTTCTGGGAATCTGgtacaataa